GCTCCATCCATGGACATCacagtattcacacacacacacacacacaagcacacacacacaaacacacataaatacacccgtcttccacacactcatctgtacaCAGCCACCTAagcgcatacccacacactcttCGTGACTAATGTTTCAGACTCTCTGCTAGTCCATttagccacagacacacacacacagacacacacacacagacacacacacagacacgcacacagacacacacacacacacacacaaacacacactcttcgtGACTAATGTTTCAGACTCTCTGCTAGTCCATttagccacagacacacagacacacacacacagacacacacagacacgccacacacacacacacacacacacacacacacacacacacacacacacacacacacacacacacacacacaaacacacactctttgtgaCTAATGTTTCAGACTCTCCACTAGTCCATTTGGCCAACTTGCACTTTGGTCATGCTGCTTCCAGAGGCTGGCTTCTAAAAGACTCTCTCTTCCTGAGTGTTCCTTCCCCTCTGTGCAGTTTTAAGGGTTTTatccagacatgcacacaggcacagcacagGGCAGCCGCACAAGGCAGGTTTTATCCAGACATGCACGCAGGCACAGCACAGGGCAGCCACACAAGGCAGGCCGGCACAGCTAAGGCCccccacacattcactcactcctgCAATTAGAACTAAAGACGCACAGGCCCGGAATAAACTGCAACCATGGAAATCTCACTGCAGTCAGTAGCTACGGATTACAGCAACCCGGTAAATGATCACAACCAATGCAttagattcacacacagacactcacacacagacactctcacacacacacacacacacacacaccatccaatGCATTAGATTCACATTATTAGACACATCAATGTAATCCTGCCAGAGATTTTAGTTTCTAAGATATGGAACTGAAGGCCGTTGAACCAATCCTGGTTTGTTTTTGAGGAATCCCACATCGGAGTTGGGCCCGGAGGAGAGTGAAACCTGGAACCCACTTCCCGAAGGGTCAGGTGTCTGGGTCGGGATGCGCTGAGTTTGGACGGGTTCTGCTCCATCCCCACATCCTCATAGAGCATCTGAGCCGGGCCTGGACGGGTTCTGCTCCTGGACGGGGCCCAAGTCAGTGCTGGATAAGGGCCTGGTCCGTTGACCTCTGATCTCACCTCAAGGGTTTAAGTGCCAAGACTACAATCTGTCATTTCCTGCAGAGCAAACCAGTAGcagttcacagacacacacacacacacacacacacacacacacacacacacacacaaaccagtagcagcccacagacaaacagacacacacacacacacacacacacacaaaccagtagcagcccacagacaaacagacacacacacacacacacacacacacagacacacacacacaaaccagtagCAGCCCACAGACTGCCTGAACTTGAACATGGATTATTCTAGAAATGCCACAATGTAGAAGCAGCAATCTGTGTCAGAATTTGGTTATGaacataaatgtatgtgtgtgcatgtatatatgcgtatgtatgtacatatgtatgtatgtgtgtatgtgtgtgtatggaagtaCTTACATacgtacatgtgtatgtatgtgtgtatatgtgtgtatgtatgtgtgtctgcatgtatatgtgtgtaattatgtatgaatctttgtatgtgtgtctgtatgtatgtatgtatgtatgtatgtatatgaatgtacgtatgtatgtatgaatgtatctgtatgtgtgtgtgtatgtatgtatgtatgtatgtatgtatgtaccgtatgtgcgtctgtatgtatgtatgtgtgtctgtccgtaTGCCTGCACATCATTCCATTGGAGTTAAAACAAAATTTgctaaaactgtgtgtgtgtgtgtgtgtgtgtgtgtgtgtgtgtgcgtgtgtgcgtgtgtgtgtgtgtgtgcgctgtgtgtgtgtgtgtgtgtgtgtgtgtgctgtgcaggaATGGGTGgcaaaattatttttaaatcatCTGGATCAGAtcaacatttttctttctgtggGAAGGAATGGAATCGAAGGGAAATGgtaagagagaaggggggggggcagagaggggggggggcagagaggggggggggcagagagagagggggggggcagagagagggggggggagagagaagagggagaaaaagaagagagaagacagaatgagaggagaTCCTGAACTGCCTCAGCAcctactacccccccccccccaccacacacacacacacacacacacacactctcacacacacacacacacacacacacactctcacacacacactctcacacacacacacacacacacactcacacacacacactcacacacacactctcacacacactcacacacgcactctcacacaaacacacacacacacacacacacacacacactcacccgccaCCCTCCAGTCTTGCCACCGCCTGCAAAGTGATAGAGAAAGTAATTAAGGCCGGGCTGCTCAGATAGATAGGCCTCTAAAGGAGATTTAAAGAGGGGAACTGATTGTGCATGTCTGATTTCAGCCCTTCCGAGGCTTCTCCGCCTCGAGGCTTAGCTTTCAAagcagggttacacacacacacacgcacacacacacacacacgcacacactcaggagGACTCACATAaaaactctctcacatacacacaaacacacagcgatAGACTAtaggcaaaacaaaaaagagagagagagcgttccACTGATTGCCAGTATTTCACATACATTAATAATTCATATCCTGCACTCAACAAACATATTATCATGCACAAATAACCATAccctccagaaacacacacacacacacacagagagagacagacacacagacacacacacacacaccgaatgaAGCGTTTCATTAAAGCTATGGTCCTCTTACAGTCAATTACCAGCTTTATCACAGAAGGTGTGTGATATGGGAGCcgacccctcctctcttcctccctctgcctgcGGCTGCACCAGAGGaataccctctccactctcatttcaaatctcttctcttctcaaagaaaaggaagaaaggcTTTTAGGAGGGAATATATGCTACGGCACAAGGCTTCAAGTCAATCAGAGGTGGGGTCCATTATTATTTAGcataaatggggagaaaattaAAAGATTGATAGGGCTGTTATTGGCACCTATCTGGGGCACACGGACGCTGACACATAGACTACGCATAGCAATAGTTTGCTGAGGTGTTCAGAGAAGCAGCAGAAAAGTAGCATTGACAAACACTGAGCTTCactatttgtttttgtctctcggGGGAAGTAGGAAGGGTACATTCAGTGCCAGCTGTCTCGCGGCAGCGCAGCCCCTGGGAGGACGCGGGGAGCAGAGGTGACTGGTGATCAGCTTCTGATGACGGCTCAACAGTGCCCTCCAGTGGCCGACACACGGTGTTACCTTATCGCGATTTATCGCAAGCCCGAGGGGCGCAGATTGGGGAGCAACCCGGGGAATCCATCAGTAAAATCGCCTTTCCTCTCTGATATTCCGAGTAGAAAGCAACTAGTCAGAAAAGGGCTGAGGACCAacttcacaaacacatagtGCACCTCCTGTGAAACAACGCtaatgtgtggttttgtgtgtgtgcaagcgtgagtgaatatgtgtgtatccCTTCTGTTTATTGTGCATGTATTCATGCAGGcctatgcatatgtgtgtgtgtgtgtgtgtgtgtgtgtgtttgtgtgtgttgtttgagtgtgtgtttctgtgtccgTTCCTAATCCTTTCCACCTGCTAAAGCACCCAAACCATCTCAGTGGTACTCCTTTCTGCCAAGCTGGTGGTGAGTCAACCCCCTCCAGCCCCCGCTGatccccccacccaaccccctcccGGCGGCCTGGGGCTCACggaccccccatccccccagaGCTGGGtacatccccccacccccgcgcCCGTCTCCCCACCCGCAGCAGGGCAGTGCCATGCCCCTCGCTGGGCAGTGGATGGGGACTGTTACCCCTGCTGTTTCCCGTCTGCTCCGTGGCGCTGGCACTGCTCAAGCTGCCAACTGGGTGAAATAaccatttactgtgtgtgtgtgtgtgtgtgtgtgtgtgtgtctgtgtctcaggcaTGTTTGTCCTCGGAAGCGCTTTGGGTTCATGTTTTATTCACCTCTACCAGCTTCTGAATGTTATTAGTCATGGAACAGAAATCGGTCTAATACAATTCAAACCTCAAGAGGAAAACAGGTAGGCCTACGATCATGAGTGCTGGGTTCTTGCTGACACAGACCTCTGTAGCCTTTCTCAACATGGCCTATCCTAAAACTCCCAATAACTCAGTAAGTGTTTTAATGCCATCTTATTTTCTGTTAGGTCTACTCTAATAATGGTATCAGTGCCCTTAAAGGGTACACATTATTAATGTATTTGAACTCGTAGCCTATATAAAACAACTAAGCCTTTCATAATCAGTTGAAAACTCAAGACTATCCTTTTCAAATAAAAGTAATGACACTTCTCTTTTTTGGCCACTTTGTCGTTTTGAAAGTGTGAAATATTTTCCATTTGTATAACCCGTTAGCTATGGTGGAGGACGGTGGATTGGTTCCAGTAACTGTCGTAAAGTGACAGTTGCTTTGCAGCTACAATGGAGGTTGCTGCGACAGCACTTTACGGCGGCGAGGAACAGGGAAGCCGAGGGGGAAAGAGACGTTTAGGGTCTCGAGGAAAGCCGAAGTAGTCACCCTCACCATCGGAATTTCAACGTTTTTAAAGAATGGTAGGAAACCTGTTTTAAAGACGTCGTTACACCGTGGATACTTATCTCTTCGTTGCGTTTCTGTACTCTTTATTTTCCTCTGAATGAGGTGGGATGGCCGCAGTGCCGACTGGGCCTAGCAGCGCCTTACCAGAATCCCCGGCTGAAATTACTCCCTTCCCCGGGGATGGGTGCGGTGTACCCGGGGAAGGGAAAAGGCAGGAATTGGTTACTCCTGCCAAAGTACTGGAACAGCAGGTCTCTGAGGGCAAAATAGTTAAAAATACAAACCAAAAGTGCTCGCTTTCTCACTCAGAGTTAACCCAGCACCACCACAATCGAACAGAAGAACAGCAAGTGAACGGCGTAAATCTTTCCATGGAGCACGGCTTCAGCCACAACCATGTAGACGAGAGTCCAGACGAACTGAGACAATCTCCAGATCGTTCTGACAGCTGTGTCGATGCGGCAAGCCGCACGGTAAGCGACAGAAAGTGCTCTTGCGGACGCCATGAGCGTGGTCCGTGTGCGAATTGCTGCCAGACCCAGTCGAACAATAGTGACGGCCAGGAGACTCGGACTGAACCCAATTCTGAAGCTTGCCAGAGCCACTGTACCACCGCCGCTGGTGACCAGAACACGGAAACCAACAGCGATGGCACGGAAGTACATAGACATTCAGGTGAAAACCTGGATAAAGGGGCCCACGGTGCAGAAGATTCAACCCCAGCGGCTCAATTAGCGAGGCTAGACCTGAACAGCGATGCTGGGCTCGATCAAGATATCCTCTACGTTCGCTACGAGTCGGAACTACAGATGCCAGGAATCATGCGACTCATCACGAAAGACCTGTCCGAGCCTTACTCCATATACACCTATAGGTACTTCATCCATAACTGGCCGCAGCTTTGCTTCCTGGTACGTACATCCGCCCCTTCAACCTATCAATGACGTTAATTGCATAGTTATCGGACAATACTGTAGCTTCCTTTTGTAGGAAAGAAGTGTACAAAGTGTACAAAGAAGTGTTATGTCACAACGATATAAACATTActattttaaattgtatttgaatgtttctgCTATCATGTAGTGTTTAGTGCTACTTTGATCAACCCCTGCTTTACCCAGACCAAGGAACTGACCAAACGGCCAACTGCCTCAAAATATTGTCATGGCAAATCCTCCAAAATGTCACAACGGAACTATCCCAAAGCATAGATTCTTCCACAGTCCTCAGAGTGTGTTTGGCCATGAGTGGTACACACACGTGTAGTCAATAGTGTGTGGAGGGAGGCCTGCACTTGTGTAGTTGTGGTTATCAGTGGTGCAgaactgtgtgcatgtgtccttAGCACAgctaatgtgtgcatgtgtgtgtccttagcaCAActaatgtgtgcctgtgtccttaGCACAGCTATTTTTACAAACACCACCCCCCCTACAGGGTTCCTAGGCTGGCTACTGAAACCTGATGCCATTCGCTGTCGAGTGTTTAACTGCAGTAATTCAGATAGGCCCTATATAGGTGTATCAGGTGTTCGTCCACAGGCAAGCGCTTGaccacagcctcacacacacacacacacacacacacacacacacacacacacacacacacacacacacacacacacatggaaatctGATCTGATTGACCCACAGTAAATTATAGCCATGCAGCTCCACCGGGCCTGGGTCTCCTCTGGTCTAGCCCAgctcttccactctgtgtgttttagttttagGAGAGCGGGTGTCAGTCAGTAAGTTGAATTAAGGCGCGCTGCGCAGTTATGTTCGTCGTTAAGGTAGTTCCTCAAAGCAGGAGCTGAGCTTGTGGCACTTCTCAAAGGCTGTGCATCAGGAGTTCTTCCTAAAGCCCTCTGTGGCTCTcggcctgtctgcctgcctgcctaaaGCActcggcctgtctgtctgcctgcctgcctaaaGCCTTCGGTGGCACacggcctgtctgtctgcccggGGGCActcggcctgtctgtctgctggggGTAGTTGGGTGGCGTCAAAGACAGGAAGGACTGAACCACGCAGGTCACAGGAGGCAGTTTGACTCACCCGTCGTGACCGGCGCCTGAGAGCCGTGTCGGGGATGTGGTGTCATGGGAAGGGCTTGCTCAGGGAGGAGGTGGACAATCAGGACCAGGTCCGATCTGACCCGGGTCATGAGCCGAGCCATCAGGACCAGATCCGTCCCAGACCCGGCCCAGACCTGGCCCAGTTCCACCTGCCCTCAGGTGGCCATCCTATCGCAGGTGCACTGTTAGGAGATTTTTGACTTgatacctggtgtgtgtgtttaatttatttcttgtttgtttgtttgtgggtttctgtgtgtgtgtgtgatgtttgtgtgtgtgcatgtatgttgttttgttgtgtgtgtgtgtgtgtgtgtgcacgtgcgctcATGGCGCAGGCGGTGGTGGACGGCGAGTGTGTGGGAGCCATCGTGTGTAAGCTGGACATGCATAAGAAGATGTTCCGCCGCGGGTACATCGCCATGTTGGCCGTGGACTCCAAACACAGACGGAAAAGCATCGgtgagtagacacacacacacacacacacacacacacatacatacacgcatgctGAATTAATTGTTAAAGCAtcggtgagtacacacacacatacatacacgcatcTGTAGTTCCGACTCGTAGCGAACGTAGAGGATATCTTGATCTAGCATCGGTGAGTACACACTGAATTTAGTGTTAAAGCATCGGTGAGTATAAACTGAATTTAGTGTCCATGTTGTGTGCTATCctgttggtgtgttgtgtggacgGTCTGATGCTAATGCTGTGTGGATGgtctgatgctaatgctaatgctgtgTGCTGTCCTGTGTGGAGGgtctgatgctaatgctaatgctgtgTGCTGTCCTGTGTGGAGGgtctgatgctaatgctaatgctaatcctTCTCCTTCTGTAGGTACCAACCTTGTGAAGAAGGCCATCTACGCCATGGTGGAAGGCGACTGTGATGAGGTAAAGCGGGCGTGTCGTGTGCTGGCCTTGTTCTCAGAGGGAACACCAGCGCAGGCGTTTACACACTCATGATGTAtgaacatgtctcacacacacacacacacacacacacactcatacactcatgaTGTAtaaacatgtcacacacacactcatgatgtaTGAacatgtcttacacacacacacacacacacacactcatgatgtatgaacatgtctcacacacacacacacacacacacacacactcatgatgtatgaacatgtctcacacacacacacacacacacacacacacacacactcatgatgtatgaacatgtctcacacacacacacacactgatgattagggctgggcggtatgacggtacataccgtgcaacggtagaaatgtgtctaccgttTTAACCGCgatatactcttattttgaaatcgaatcgatttatttttagataatgaccaaactatacatcatcccgcttattatacagttactcgccaaaacgatagaagacattcctccaaaatacctctttaacgattttgttgccgtttcgtgatttccgcttagAAAAAATGGTTCTTCAGGCAAGTAGAACTTTAacgtttcaggtgttgcgtagcaacccattacttgctgacttcaagttacgttaaatgaccggactacttgcggaatgatatgatatgaaagacgtgaattagaagcacaaaacccgttgccaattatggtcattactttttctcagcagtgaatataaagaaattacagacctgcaaacgttggggtggcccattcaaatcaactgaacttttttgaacattctgaagagccgtataatacgatacccagtaaaaattttaagcacatgacctgcaaggactgtcatgcctacttgttgagtaatcctcgactgttgggaaagattcaatctctactgaaaaatatggactgaaaagtgtctagtgtagctatttattaaagatgcactatttcgatagtttagatttattttcagtatttcatagtgaaggagctgtgggagcacaagaacagtgagcgtctagcagcgattatcataggcATATACaggtatgtatatatgtctatggcgattatagCCTAActgtcgagattctaagtaacatggagacaacttgttttggtactccacctagatcataaacccttgaataaaaaaacgactcagtgaaatcggttgagaaatgtaaacgccacagtgctttttatccagaaaaactgcagctccatcgtttacttgcgtttgattacaggcttcacctcaccaatatggCGGCGACGTTCGCACGTAattgccaacttcttaattttcttattttaatacgtggccatataagaaaatgtttttctcatcattattgcgtttaacatatgaacaaacattgaaaagaaagttaacacttgatttatcttctgaaagtacattaaagaaccactaaaagccacataagcactggactaaatgccactacaTCATTTTAATCTTACTATTTATAGATTCAATGGAAACGTTCAGTACAAACAGGcatatactggccactattgcttaggtcaatagcctattgaggcagtattgtttctgcaccttagtgttcttaagggtcaataaataaatgatcatacagtatagcctatgtctgtggacacatttcgccaccgctgaagtgtcctctttttcacaaactcaaatctggtcaccctacgtataataaaccgtgatatataccgtaaccgtgatataaaattacaaatacgaagattttggccatatcgcccacccctactcATGATGTAtgaacatgtctcacacacacacacacacacacacactcatgatgtatgaacatgtctcacacacacacacacacacacacacactcatactcatgaTGTATGAacatgtctctcacacacacacacacacacacacacacacacacacacacactcatgatgtaTGAacatgtctctcacacacacacacacacacacacacacacacacacacacacactcatgatgtatgaacatgtctcacacacacacacacacactcatgatgtatgaacatgtctcacacacacacacacacactcatgatgtatgaacatgtctcacacacacacacacacacacacacacacactcatgatgtatgaacatgtctcacacacacacacacactcataatgtATGAacatgtctctcacacacacacacacacacacacactcatgatgtatgaacatgtctgtgtgtgtgtgtgtgtgtgtgtgtgtgtgtgtgtgtgtgtgcttctggagctgaacatcagcgcAGGCGTTTACACactcatgatcacacacacacacacacacacacacacacacacactcactcatgatgTATgaacatgtctctgtgtgtttgcttctggagctgtctctgcccccccacctctctttctctgtcctctctctctctctctctccttcatctctctctacttcctctctctctctctctctctctccttcctctttctctccttcatctctcatGCTCTTTGtttatcctctctctttttctcccaccccctattcatcatctctctctctcattctctctctctctctctctctctctctatcgcgctctttctctctctttgtttacccttcctcttctccatctcgCTCCCGGTCCCCTCCTCTGACTGCCTCtgttctttctgtgtgttgtttcttcttcttcttcaggttGTCCTGGAAACTGAGATCACCAACAAGTCTGCTCTGAAGCTGTATGAGAACCTGGGCTTTGTGAGGGACAAGCGTCTGTTCCGGTACTATCTCAACGGAGTGGACGCCCTGAGGCTCAAACTGTGGCTCCGCTAGGCcacctgccccccccacccccccctcgcCCTCCCCCCAGCACTGACAAACCCCCTCATCTACCCCTCCTCCTgtaaaccctctctctctctctctctctctctctctctctctctctctctgtctctctctctttctctctctctctcacacacacacactcacacacacacacacacacacactctctcacacactcacacgtctcAGCCCAGGCACAGAGTCCTACAGGATCGCCATGTTTCCCTACGaggactattttttttttactctgaaaAACATATAAAAGAGTTTAGAGATGgtttgaaagggtgtgtgtgtgtgtggttcctgcAAGAGTTGAAACGGACACAGACAGCAGCGGCGGCCGCTGGCGAAGATCTGGCGAAGATCTGGCGGCGATCTGACCGGGTTCTGGCGGCGATCTGTCTGGGCCGCCCCGTCTGTGGTATGCGAGTAATGGTAAACTAAGAGGCGTTTACTTCAGTGGAGCCTGttgggatggggggagggggtccaGTGGccggagggagggatggagggagggagggaggggtatgCACTCATTTTCAAAGGCaggagtggtggtggggggtggggggggggggaggggggggctaaGGAACAAAAGGAGTCAGATGTACATTTATGTGgaatttctttctgtttcttttgttttgtttttaacaaGAGTGTTGGAAGAGTTGAAGTTGTAGGAGTTTCTCTATGGCTGAGTGGGTTTGGGATGTTTTGGGGATGTGTTTGTAactgtgtgtaggtgcgtgtgtgtgtgtgtgtgtgtgtgtgtgtgtgatgcatatgtggatgtgctgttctgttctgttctgtgtgtggttcTCTCAGTGTGAGATGAGCACTAGTAGGACTGCCGGTTCTAGGCTTCAGTGCTGGGAGAACTCACTCGGACTCGCCCCTGACTCTCAGTCCTCCAAGCTGCCCAAGAACAAAACCTGtccttcccacaatgcactgctaGCCACAGGTCATGGGAGGGCCAATCAGCTGTGAACGCAGAGGTTTCAtaccatttttttctttttttaatgctttACATCCGATGCCTGAGAACATGCCGTTTCTTCCAGTCGAGCCCCCCATTGGTTGGCACGAGATGCAGGAAGTAGAGAAGTGTTTATGTCCTTAGGatgcagtcctgtgtgtgtgtgtgtgtgtgtgtgtgtgtgcaggtgtgtgtgcagtccagACATTTCTTCAGAATCTGACCCGGGAGTTGCCGACGGGAGAAGATTCTGGAAAGGCTTAGGGCGCTGGAGCAGATAGCATGTAGCGGTTAGCATTGGCCCTGGGTTTGATCACTACTCCAGAGCAGAGCCAGCAGTATACGAGCCAGCagtatttcccccccccccccccccccccccccccacagagagCCCAAGAGAAGATACCccagacgcccccccccccccccccctccacagaaGATACCCCAGACGACTTTGGGCCAGGCCTGGAAGGGAGGGAGCTGGCACTGATGGAGCACCGGTCTGGTCCAGAGTAGTGTGGTACAGTGCGGAGCCAAAccaccctgacctctgacctctcccaGACAGAACCTGGATCTGGTGGACGGGATCTGGGCCTGACCGGAGCTGGACCACAGCCGGGCCGGACCCGGGCCGGAGCCGGCTGGTTCGTGCGGCAGTGCTCGAGTCAGACGACCCCGGTTGACCTTGACCCCGGAGCCAGAGTCAGAACGCACCCAAACGGTGCAGAGCAGACGCCTGCAGtgactgacccctgaccccaaaTAAAATATGCATATGACACACGGAAAACAACCAGTCCATCAATGTGTTTGGATGCACTTTTTTTTGGCATTGTTggtctttgtgcgtgtgtgtgtgtgtgtgtgtgtgtgtgtgtttatgtttatgtttatgtgtatgtgtgggttagcgtgtgtgtgtgtgtgtgtgtgtgtgtgtgtgtgtgtgtgtgtgtgtgtgtgtgtgtgtgtgtgtgtgtgtgtgtgtgtgggttagcatgggggtgtgtttgtgtgtctgggccTGTGTACATCCatctttgtttcattttgtctGCTGATGTTATGACACCTTGTGCTGAACCagtttcaaaaaagaaaaaagattttCCATCAGCCCCTGTAGTGAGTCTTCTGTAATGCTTTCATGggacactaggtggcagcacagGATCGTGGTGTGCTCCATAGGCCCGGAGCAGGAAGAGATCCGTGTAGATAGGAACTGATTGCAGCGCACAAGCCCATCTGAACAACTCACTGTGCCATActcttcaagtgtgtgtgtgtgtgtgtgtgtgtgtgtgtgtgtgtgagagtggggctGAACTTGAGGTTGGAGAGAATTTTAAGGAACAGCTGATGTCccctctcatccatctctctctctctctagtttttttttcttgtttatttgtttgaaagTCCTGTTCCCACACAGAGCCCGTAGCGTCTGCTCGCCATCACACCCATGACTGGGACGCCTACTGCAGTGAGGCCCTGTGCTCCGATGGCCAGACGCCCACTGCAGTGAGGCCCTGTGCTCCGATGGCCCTGTGCTCCGACGGCCAGACGCCCACTGCAGTGAGGCCCTGTGCTCCGACGGCCAGCCCCAGAGAAAGTGCCTGATCCCTGGGTAGGTTCAGGGGAAGCCCAGCCCAGCTCCGGG
Above is a genomic segment from Clupea harengus chromosome 15, Ch_v2.0.2, whole genome shotgun sequence containing:
- the naa30 gene encoding N-alpha-acetyltransferase 30, encoding MAAVPTGPSSALPESPAEITPFPGDGCGVPGEGKRQELVTPAKVLEQQVSEGKIVKNTNQKCSLSHSELTQHHHNRTEEQQVNGVNLSMEHGFSHNHVDESPDELRQSPDRSDSCVDAASRTVSDRKCSCGRHERGPCANCCQTQSNNSDGQETRTEPNSEACQSHCTTAAGDQNTETNSDGTEVHRHSGENLDKGAHGAEDSTPAAQLARLDLNSDAGLDQDILYVRYESELQMPGIMRLITKDLSEPYSIYTYRYFIHNWPQLCFLAVVDGECVGAIVCKLDMHKKMFRRGYIAMLAVDSKHRRKSIGTNLVKKAIYAMVEGDCDEVVLETEITNKSALKLYENLGFVRDKRLFRYYLNGVDALRLKLWLR